In Granulicella tundricola MP5ACTX9, a single genomic region encodes these proteins:
- a CDS encoding HU family DNA-binding protein → MATKKTAAKTTAIPAAKKTSTSAAKKTSTSKTMTKAALVLLVSEKMELSKKQTAEFFDLLAATAIQETKKNGEFTIPGLGKLVKAQRAARLGRNPQTGETIKIKAKTAVKFRVAKAAKDLIAPTK, encoded by the coding sequence ATGGCAACGAAGAAAACAGCGGCAAAGACGACGGCTATCCCGGCGGCCAAGAAGACAAGCACCAGCGCAGCAAAGAAGACGTCGACCAGCAAAACAATGACGAAGGCGGCGTTGGTTCTACTCGTATCGGAGAAGATGGAGCTTTCGAAGAAGCAAACAGCAGAGTTCTTTGACCTGCTGGCGGCTACCGCGATCCAGGAGACGAAGAAGAACGGTGAATTCACCATCCCTGGGCTTGGGAAGCTGGTGAAAGCTCAGCGTGCAGCACGTCTCGGCCGCAACCCGCAAACGGGAGAGACAATCAAGATTAAAGCAAAGACTGCGGTCAAGTTCCGCGTAGCAAAAGCTGCCAAGGATCTGATCGCCCCAACAAAGTAG